Below is a window of Candidatus Eisenbacteria bacterium DNA.
CGTCGCGCAAGGGGCGCGCCGGGCTGAGAGAGACCCTTGGAACCTGATCCGGTTCACACCGGCGTAGGGAAAACACGAAGGCCCCTCCTCGATCGGGCCTCCCGCCGTTCCCACCGTGTGGCGCCGTGACAGCTTGAGTTGGAGGTTGTCATGAGTTCCTTCGACACCTATGCGGACCGCTACGATGGCTGGTTTCTGCAGAACCAGAACGTCCTCGCATCGGAGATCCTCTTGCTGGAGGGATTCCTCCGGAACCCCGGGAGGACCCTCAGCGTCGGCTGCGGCAGCGGCCTCTTCGAGATGATCCTGCGGCGCGATCACGGCATCGCGATCACAGAGGGGATCGAGCCCGCGGAAGGGATGGCGGAGATCGCGCGCAACCGGGGGATGAAGATCGAGGTCGCGCCGGCCGAGAAGATCCCCTTCGAGAACGGCCTCTTCGAGACCGTTCTCATGAACGGAACGCTGGCCTATCTCGAGAGCCCGGTCCGCGCCCTGAGCGAGGCCTTCCGCGTGTTGAAGCCGGGCGGCCGCCTCGTGATCGGCGACGTCCCCGCGACGAGCGCCTACGGCCTGCTCTACAAGCTCGCCGGGACGATCGGGACCTGGGACGATCCGCATCTGAGAAAGGTCGCGCCGGCCAACCCCTATCCCGTCCTCTTCGTCAAGAACGCGAACTGGCGGACGACGAGGGAGATCGCATCGCATCTGAAGGAGATCGGCTTCCTTGATCTCGAGTACGCGCAGACGCTGACGGTCCACCCCTGCTTCACGAACGACGCGATCGAGGCGCCCGTGCCGGGGTACGACCGGGGGGGCTACGTCGCCATCAAGGCCCGCAAGCCGTAGCGGACGGGCGGCGCGCCCCGAGGCGAGGCTCCGGGCGAGGCGGAGCGAGGGCATGAGCGCCTCAGCGCGGCGCGGGATCAGGTGCTCAGCTTGCGCCCCAGCTTCTTCTCGATCGACTCGATCTTCGTGTCGAGCCGGCCGCCGGCCCCCTCGCGGTAGTCGATCTTGATGGAGCAGCTGATCCTGCCGCAGTCCTCCCTCATCTTGAGGAAGCAGGCCCGGACGACATCCATCACCTCATCCCACTCCCCTTCGAGGGCGGTTCCCATCGGGCCGAGCCGATATGGGACCCCGCTCCGGTCGATGATGTCCAGGCTGCGCGCGACATAGGGGCTGAGCGAGACGCCCTTGTCCATCGGACTCATCGAGAACTCGATGAGAACTGGGCCACTCATCTAGAACCTCCGATCGATCCCCGGCTGCGCGGGTGGCGCCCCTAGGCCAGGCGCTCGAGCAACCAGGGAGGCATCCGGACTGCCTTGCCTGTGGC
It encodes the following:
- a CDS encoding class I SAM-dependent methyltransferase, producing the protein MSSFDTYADRYDGWFLQNQNVLASEILLLEGFLRNPGRTLSVGCGSGLFEMILRRDHGIAITEGIEPAEGMAEIARNRGMKIEVAPAEKIPFENGLFETVLMNGTLAYLESPVRALSEAFRVLKPGGRLVIGDVPATSAYGLLYKLAGTIGTWDDPHLRKVAPANPYPVLFVKNANWRTTREIASHLKEIGFLDLEYAQTLTVHPCFTNDAIEAPVPGYDRGGYVAIKARKP
- a CDS encoding MTH1187 family thiamine-binding protein — its product is MSGPVLIEFSMSPMDKGVSLSPYVARSLDIIDRSGVPYRLGPMGTALEGEWDEVMDVVRACFLKMREDCGRISCSIKIDYREGAGGRLDTKIESIEKKLGRKLST